One genomic segment of [Pasteurella] aerogenes includes these proteins:
- the intA_1 gene encoding prophage integrase, translated as MPKTVKQLTATKINTSKPKEKIYYLSDGQGLRLSIKPNGTKTWLFNYFKPYIRKRTEKTIGVYPIVSLQDARAKANEYRALLVKDIDPQEYERNKHIEERNAIVNTFAHVADEWLVYRSKIGKERNNYTDKTRIDTERRVKFLKDVIGDVPFAKLTLQHGLVALETLRAEGKLNELKKRYLVLKAIGEYGERFNFWKKNEWRYLSFELPMPDKNKHHAAIHYKDLPHFLKDLRKARVAHTSLLAILWGMLNASRVSETVGAKFEDIREHQFLPDELVWFVTVSKGGKGERDHLVPLSKQARNLLNHIKAHTKREYLFPSVKSGNTHLNEQTPNNVIKTMCGGRYKGVMTNHGLRTLFSSYCNDNRLELGLDKEIIEVCLSHLNSDDVRNAYNRAEYLPYRLKTYQAWANYVAECADGLFDELQEEI; from the coding sequence ACTAAAACGTGGCTTTTCAATTATTTTAAACCGTACATTAGAAAGCGTACAGAAAAAACTATAGGTGTTTATCCTATTGTATCTCTTCAGGATGCAAGAGCTAAAGCGAATGAATATAGAGCATTGTTAGTCAAAGATATAGATCCACAAGAATATGAGCGAAATAAGCACATAGAAGAACGCAATGCAATAGTTAATACATTCGCTCATGTTGCGGATGAATGGCTTGTCTATCGATCCAAAATCGGAAAAGAACGAAATAATTACACGGATAAAACCAGGATAGATACAGAAAGACGGGTAAAGTTTCTAAAAGATGTGATTGGTGATGTGCCTTTTGCTAAGTTAACACTACAGCACGGTTTAGTTGCGCTTGAAACATTGAGAGCAGAAGGAAAACTGAATGAGCTGAAAAAAAGATATTTAGTGCTAAAAGCGATTGGTGAGTATGGGGAAAGGTTTAATTTTTGGAAAAAAAATGAATGGCGGTATTTAAGTTTTGAGTTACCAATGCCTGATAAAAACAAGCATCACGCAGCAATCCATTACAAAGATTTACCGCACTTTTTGAAAGACTTGAGAAAAGCAAGGGTGGCACATACGTCACTATTGGCTATTCTGTGGGGGATGTTGAACGCATCGCGCGTGAGTGAAACGGTTGGTGCTAAGTTTGAAGATATTCGCGAACATCAGTTCTTACCCGATGAGCTGGTGTGGTTTGTTACCGTGTCAAAAGGTGGTAAAGGTGAACGTGACCACCTTGTGCCATTATCGAAACAAGCGCGTAATTTGTTAAACCATATTAAGGCTCATACTAAGCGAGAATATCTATTCCCATCTGTAAAATCGGGCAATACACACTTAAACGAGCAGACACCAAACAATGTAATCAAAACAATGTGCGGTGGACGTTATAAGGGTGTAATGACTAATCATGGCTTGCGCACACTGTTTAGCTCTTATTGTAATGACAATCGCCTAGAGCTTGGATTAGACAAGGAGATCATTGAAGTTTGCCTAAGTCACTTAAATAGTGATGATGTGCGCAATGCCTATAATAGAGCAGAATATTTGCCTTATCGCTTAAAAACCTATCAGGCTTGGGCGAACTATGTTGCAGAATGTGCAGATGGGCTATTTGATGAATTACAAGAAGAAATATAG
- a CDS encoding DNA binding domain, excisionase family has product MEKYYSVKELVDCGLASESTIFRLIRSKKLKSFKFGRSRKIPESEVKAYISSCNSSNSPSAHSAT; this is encoded by the coding sequence ATGGAAAAATACTATTCTGTAAAAGAACTTGTTGATTGTGGACTAGCCTCAGAATCTACAATCTTTCGCTTAATACGCAGTAAAAAGCTAAAATCCTTTAAATTCGGGAGATCTAGAAAAATTCCTGAAAGTGAAGTTAAAGCCTATATTTCTTCTTGTAATTCATCAAATAGCCCATCTGCACATTCTGCAACATAG
- a CDS encoding putative anti-repressor protein — protein sequence MQNQISTFNFKSNPVRIEVINNEPHFCLTDVCIALDISNANSSRFRFNEKGLHKMYTLTKGGKQEVTFINEPNLYRIIFRSNKSQAIDFQNWVFEEVLPQIRKTGQYSQNSTQIVPLEEIKSDEEALHIIVNLFHSLNGAYEMGNKIRKEHPYLAKEIDKTIGGHYLYNLNGPTENALTKARKYVHAKSERIMFVKGMLSLLEEPKQIARF from the coding sequence ATGCAAAATCAAATCTCTACTTTCAATTTCAAATCTAATCCTGTTCGCATTGAAGTAATCAACAATGAACCGCACTTTTGTTTAACAGATGTGTGTATAGCTCTTGATATAAGCAATGCAAATTCAAGTCGCTTTAGATTTAATGAAAAGGGTCTACATAAAATGTATACCCTTACCAAAGGCGGAAAACAAGAAGTAACTTTCATCAACGAACCGAATTTATATCGGATCATTTTTAGATCTAACAAATCTCAAGCTATCGATTTTCAAAACTGGGTCTTTGAAGAAGTGCTACCGCAAATTCGCAAGACAGGACAATATTCGCAAAATTCTACGCAAATCGTACCGCTTGAAGAAATCAAATCAGACGAAGAAGCACTACACATCATCGTCAATCTATTCCACTCGCTCAACGGTGCTTACGAAATGGGAAATAAGATACGCAAAGAACATCCGTATCTTGCGAAAGAAATCGATAAAACCATCGGCGGGCATTACCTTTACAATTTAAATGGTCCGACCGAAAACGCGCTTACCAAAGCACGAAAATATGTTCACGCCAAAAGCGAACGTATTATGTTCGTCAAAGGAATGCTGAGCCTACTGGAAGAACCAAAACAAATAGCAAGATTTTAA
- a CDS encoding putative phage-type endonuclease: protein MIDNLITLNCEQGTEEWLTARLGIPTATGVSNIVTPSGKKSSAWTSYLAELVAESIEGLTEGYKSTDMLRGNQLEEQARMAYEFATGNDVVQVGGVYRNADKDMMISPDGLIPTLRKGLEIKCPKMKTHIKYIIEGVVPSEYIIQVQVALWVTGYDSWDFVSYCPEYQKQTLFIHTEKPDIVLMKAFDKYIPQFIETLKAFKVN from the coding sequence ATGATAGATAACCTAATCACACTCAACTGTGAGCAAGGCACAGAAGAATGGCTCACCGCACGATTAGGAATTCCTACTGCAACAGGGGTGTCAAATATCGTCACCCCAAGCGGTAAAAAATCAAGTGCGTGGACAAGCTACCTTGCCGAACTGGTCGCAGAAAGTATCGAGGGCTTAACAGAAGGCTACAAATCCACTGATATGTTGCGAGGTAATCAACTGGAAGAACAAGCAAGAATGGCGTACGAGTTCGCCACAGGCAATGATGTTGTTCAGGTTGGCGGTGTATATCGCAATGCCGACAAAGATATGATGATAAGCCCAGATGGACTTATCCCAACCTTACGAAAAGGCTTAGAAATCAAATGCCCCAAAATGAAAACGCACATCAAATATATCATTGAGGGCGTTGTACCCAGCGAATACATCATACAGGTGCAAGTCGCTTTATGGGTTACGGGTTATGACAGTTGGGATTTTGTCAGTTATTGCCCCGAATATCAAAAACAAACGCTTTTTATACACACCGAAAAACCCGATATTGTGTTGATGAAAGCCTTTGATAAGTACATTCCACAATTTATTGAAACGCTGAAGGCGTTTAAAGTGAATTGA
- a CDS encoding phage recombination protein Bet, which translates to MTTNLPANIQTALSERGIDYAVWSTLKNSVFPGARDESILLAIDYCKARKMDILKKPCHIVQMNVTDAKTGNKQWRDVIMPGIYEQRITAFRTGQMAGQDEPIFGEIIDHSGVKAPEWCKVTVYRFINGVRCAFSHTEYFSEACNTTKEGKANSVWTKRPRGQLAKCAEAGALRKAFPDELGGVITADEITEEPITQTQPKPTVIEAEAVVLLTTEQRQQLDQLIQITQTDVAKAIAYYGVNSLDQLPKDKAEQLIKILNERVDKSQQSENLGENIPL; encoded by the coding sequence ATGACAACAAACTTACCAGCCAACATTCAAACCGCACTTTCTGAACGTGGCATAGACTACGCAGTATGGAGTACATTAAAAAACAGTGTTTTCCCAGGTGCGAGAGACGAGAGTATTTTACTTGCCATAGATTACTGTAAAGCTCGAAAAATGGATATTCTCAAGAAACCTTGTCATATTGTGCAAATGAACGTAACTGATGCAAAAACAGGAAATAAACAATGGCGTGATGTAATTATGCCGGGTATTTATGAACAACGAATTACAGCATTTCGTACTGGACAAATGGCAGGACAAGATGAACCCATTTTTGGTGAAATCATTGATCATTCCGGAGTGAAAGCACCTGAGTGGTGCAAGGTGACTGTTTATCGCTTTATTAATGGTGTTCGTTGTGCTTTTTCTCACACAGAATATTTTTCTGAAGCTTGTAATACGACAAAGGAAGGAAAAGCTAATTCAGTGTGGACAAAACGCCCTAGAGGGCAGCTTGCTAAATGTGCTGAAGCAGGGGCATTGCGTAAAGCATTTCCTGATGAATTGGGAGGTGTAATCACTGCCGATGAAATCACTGAAGAACCTATTACTCAAACACAACCAAAACCAACCGTCATTGAGGCAGAGGCTGTTGTGCTACTTACCACAGAACAACGCCAGCAACTCGATCAACTTATCCAAATTACCCAAACCGATGTTGCCAAAGCCATTGCGTATTATGGTGTAAACAGCCTTGATCAGCTGCCTAAAGACAAAGCTGAACAGTTAATCAAAATCTTGAATGAACGCGTTGATAAATCACAGCAAAGCGAAAACTTAGGGGAAAACATACCACTATGA
- the kilA gene encoding KilA domain-containing protein, giving the protein MTNLQILSNSIRTLNNLYSLNDLHKASGNDPKHRPTYFIKNDQTQELIAELDRENSQCENSHTALNVINGGLNRGTYACEELVLAYAMWISPKFHLVVLRAFLAMHKQQNQPQQLALPEPEPTIILELTQSEVRKLINVWMLFTRFAESVQFLLNKVKPFIVGHLYSSPELNLMWTRQAIKDTQPLIKKLMDTLPKKQPLHYNRDKLQRYSDF; this is encoded by the coding sequence ATGACTAATTTACAAATCTTATCAAATTCAATCCGCACTTTGAATAATCTCTATTCTTTAAACGATCTACATAAAGCGAGTGGAAACGATCCTAAACATCGCCCTACTTACTTTATTAAAAACGATCAAACTCAAGAACTAATCGCGGAATTAGATAGAGAAAATTCCCAGTGTGAAAATTCTCACACTGCCTTGAATGTAATAAACGGTGGTTTAAATCGTGGCACCTACGCCTGCGAAGAATTAGTTTTAGCCTACGCCATGTGGATCAGCCCAAAATTCCATTTGGTTGTGCTTAGAGCATTTTTAGCAATGCACAAACAACAAAACCAACCGCAACAACTTGCATTACCGGAACCGGAACCAACAATTATCTTGGAACTGACACAAAGTGAAGTAAGAAAGCTAATCAACGTTTGGATGTTATTTACTCGTTTTGCAGAAAGCGTGCAGTTTTTGTTAAATAAAGTGAAACCATTTATTGTCGGTCACCTTTACAGTTCACCAGAACTTAATTTAATGTGGACAAGACAAGCGATAAAGGACACTCAACCATTAATAAAAAAATTAATGGACACCTTACCGAAAAAACAACCGTTACACTATAACCGCGATAAACTTCAGCGTTATAGCGACTTCTAA
- a CDS encoding death-on-curing family protein produces MITLELVLAIHETILETEPGLKGQADLGKLDSALARIDNWMLYENTDNIFDIAALYALAIAKAHAFPDGNKRTAMVTMLTYLDLQGVEIPPDHGLDDTMVDVASGKLDFIALSQHLQQLAI; encoded by the coding sequence ATGATTACTCTTGAACTCGTTCTTGCCATTCACGAAACCATTTTAGAAACCGAACCAGGGCTAAAAGGACAAGCGGATTTGGGCAAGCTAGACAGTGCATTAGCGCGTATTGATAACTGGATGTTGTATGAAAATACCGATAACATCTTTGATATTGCTGCACTCTATGCCCTTGCTATCGCTAAAGCACATGCATTTCCTGATGGCAACAAACGTACTGCAATGGTCACAATGCTAACTTATCTCGATCTGCAAGGTGTAGAAATTCCACCGGATCACGGGCTAGATGACACAATGGTAGATGTGGCTAGCGGTAAATTAGATTTTATTGCCCTATCCCAACATTTACAGCAACTTGCCATTTGA
- a CDS encoding putative addiction module killer protein, whose protein sequence is MIQIKSTTVFKQWLDELKDLRARAKIQTRIKRLQMGNFGDVKPIGEGLSELRITEGKGYRVYLKNQNGVIVILLCGGDKSTQDNDIKKAKALAKKLGG, encoded by the coding sequence ATGATTCAAATAAAATCGACGACTGTGTTTAAACAGTGGCTTGACGAATTAAAAGATTTAAGAGCAAGGGCAAAAATACAAACTCGAATCAAGCGGTTACAGATGGGTAACTTTGGTGATGTTAAGCCGATAGGTGAGGGATTATCAGAATTACGTATTACAGAAGGTAAAGGCTATCGAGTGTATTTGAAGAATCAGAATGGTGTAATAGTGATTCTACTCTGTGGTGGTGATAAATCTACACAGGACAATGATATTAAAAAGGCAAAAGCCTTAGCGAAAAAATTAGGAGGGTAA
- a CDS encoding putative transcriptional regulator: MVELQDFDMAEHLRNEEEIQLYLNEVLKEDDVDLILSALGDIAKARNMSQLARDVGVSREGLYKAFSGKGNPTFSTVLKVMKALNLKLEVKMDNSVGA, encoded by the coding sequence ATGGTAGAGCTACAAGATTTTGATATGGCAGAACATTTGAGAAATGAAGAAGAAATTCAACTTTATCTTAATGAAGTGCTTAAAGAAGATGATGTGGATTTAATTCTTTCTGCATTGGGTGATATTGCTAAAGCACGCAATATGAGCCAGTTGGCAAGAGATGTTGGGGTAAGTCGAGAGGGCTTATATAAGGCTTTTTCTGGTAAAGGTAATCCGACATTTTCGACAGTGCTTAAGGTGATGAAAGCGTTAAATTTGAAACTTGAAGTTAAAATGGATAATTCTGTTGGGGCTTAA
- a CDS encoding phage associated protein has translation MKVLLSIKPEFVEKIISGEKKFEFRKTLPKREGITTVVVYSTMPVGKVVGEFKIKDMLSHTPESLWEKTKDFSGITKNFFDQYFSTKSLAHAFEIDSFKLYDEPLVISDVLPSGTPPQSYCYIN, from the coding sequence ATGAAAGTTTTATTGTCAATCAAGCCTGAGTTCGTGGAAAAAATTATTTCAGGTGAAAAAAAATTTGAGTTTAGAAAAACTTTACCAAAACGCGAAGGCATAACAACGGTAGTTGTTTATTCCACGATGCCAGTTGGGAAAGTGGTCGGTGAATTTAAAATTAAAGATATGCTATCTCATACGCCAGAATCACTTTGGGAAAAGACAAAAGATTTTTCTGGCATTACCAAAAATTTCTTTGATCAATATTTTTCTACAAAAAGTTTAGCGCACGCATTTGAAATTGATTCATTCAAGCTATACGATGAACCGTTAGTAATTTCAGATGTGTTGCCATCTGGTACTCCACCACAGTCTTATTGTTACATCAATTAA
- a CDS encoding putative acyl-CoA N-acyltransferase prophage protein: protein MDNLKFVRFSDVDLNDPFFDSLKADYMEFSNWFMRKSTENEFAYVLYNQYDIDGFLYLKEESEIPDIMPPIYNRHILKVGTFKFNPQGTLRGQRFIKKILDIAIANRFELIYLTIFEKHDYLIRLFQKYGFDSAGTKQTINGTEYVYIRDMRHIVGDIILDYPYIYPNANKYLLAIYPTFHTRLFPESILCNEYQDIVQDVSYSNSIHKIYISAAYDADKLKRGDILVIYRTHDGKGSAYYRSVVSSICVVEEVRNISEFPTEESYLQYCSRFSVFTDEELSRFYKEKRYPYVIRFTYNIALPKRVNRKELLDNHVIGDQTRIVLEQITNEQFNKILRLSKTDESFIVNQA, encoded by the coding sequence ATGGATAATTTAAAATTTGTACGTTTCTCCGATGTAGACTTAAACGATCCTTTCTTCGATAGTTTAAAGGCTGATTATATGGAGTTTTCTAATTGGTTCATGAGGAAATCTACCGAAAATGAATTTGCTTATGTTCTTTACAACCAATATGACATTGATGGTTTTCTATATCTTAAAGAGGAAAGTGAAATACCAGATATAATGCCACCAATATATAATCGACATATTTTAAAAGTCGGCACATTTAAATTTAATCCACAAGGAACACTTAGGGGGCAGAGATTTATAAAGAAAATTCTTGATATAGCCATTGCCAATCGCTTTGAACTTATTTATCTGACCATATTTGAAAAGCACGATTATCTCATTAGATTATTTCAAAAATATGGTTTTGATTCCGCCGGCACTAAGCAGACTATAAACGGAACAGAGTATGTTTATATTCGAGATATGCGGCATATTGTTGGCGACATTATCCTAGACTACCCTTACATTTATCCTAATGCTAATAAATACCTTCTAGCAATTTATCCCACATTTCATACTCGCCTATTTCCCGAATCAATTCTATGTAATGAATATCAAGATATTGTTCAAGATGTTTCTTACTCAAATAGCATACATAAAATCTATATATCGGCGGCTTACGACGCAGATAAATTAAAAAGGGGAGATATTCTTGTAATTTATCGAACACACGATGGTAAAGGTTCCGCATATTATCGTTCAGTAGTTTCATCAATTTGCGTTGTAGAGGAAGTTCGCAATATATCGGAGTTTCCAACTGAAGAATCATACCTTCAATATTGTAGCAGATTCAGTGTGTTCACGGATGAAGAACTATCTAGATTTTATAAGGAAAAGCGCTATCCATACGTTATTAGATTCACCTACAACATTGCGTTACCAAAACGTGTTAATAGAAAGGAATTACTTGACAATCACGTGATAGGGGATCAGACTAGAATCGTTCTAGAGCAAATAACTAATGAACAATTCAACAAAATTTTAAGGCTATCCAAAACAGATGAAAGTTTTATTGTCAATCAAGCCTGA
- a CDS encoding LexA repressor produces MKTLGERIKALRNQMGVNQKEFAEMCGRLDSRERAWGQSRIGNYETNTREPSLEDIEIMAKALGITAAELAFSNAQFTQLIKSYKYPLLSSIQAGRFTEVEHFNCIDDIEQYEMIASQIKASSNAFYLKITGKSMTPRFNEGDMVLIDPDLTPTPGQFVAAINPDGEATFKQYKQLGSIDDYGRPHFKLVPLNDSFPTLNSKEHKVQLIGVAIEHRQMLT; encoded by the coding sequence ATGAAAACATTAGGTGAAAGAATTAAAGCTCTTAGAAATCAAATGGGCGTAAATCAAAAAGAATTTGCAGAAATGTGCGGTCGTCTTGACTCAAGAGAGCGTGCTTGGGGGCAATCTCGCATTGGTAATTATGAAACAAATACAAGAGAACCAAGTTTAGAAGATATTGAGATCATGGCTAAAGCCCTAGGTATTACAGCGGCAGAATTGGCATTTAGCAATGCTCAATTCACCCAGCTCATCAAATCTTATAAATATCCCTTACTCAGCTCAATTCAGGCAGGACGATTCACTGAAGTAGAACACTTCAATTGCATAGATGATATTGAACAATATGAAATGATTGCCTCTCAAATAAAAGCCAGTTCCAATGCCTTTTATCTCAAAATTACTGGAAAGAGTATGACACCACGCTTTAACGAAGGCGATATGGTATTAATCGATCCTGATCTTACACCAACTCCGGGACAGTTTGTTGCAGCAATCAACCCAGATGGCGAAGCCACTTTCAAGCAATATAAACAATTAGGTTCAATAGATGACTACGGTCGACCGCACTTTAAGCTGGTTCCGCTCAATGACAGTTTCCCGACGTTAAACAGCAAAGAACACAAAGTTCAACTGATCGGTGTTGCCATAGAACATCGGCAAATGTTGACTTAA
- a CDS encoding helix-turn-helix domain-containing protein, with product MSNLAKARESIGITQKQLAEALGYKQNRISNYECNIRTPKLRDARRIVAKLNELGADVTIDFIFPD from the coding sequence ATGAGCAATCTTGCTAAAGCAAGGGAAAGTATTGGTATCACGCAGAAACAACTTGCCGAGGCTCTTGGATATAAACAAAACCGCATTTCAAATTATGAATGCAATATCCGAACTCCAAAACTAAGAGACGCAAGACGTATTGTGGCTAAATTAAATGAGCTTGGCGCAGATGTAACGATTGATTTCATTTTCCCTGATTAA
- a CDS encoding putative DNA-binding protein (Roi): MNGLLQINEQNTITMSSREIAELCEKEHKTVVRDIRVMLIQLYGDDYVSKNIPEHYRNRHSEYIRENAGKILEAITKDGTNWNHQQKGYSWERDNRGYITVFRLDKEHSLTLIAGYNVKLRKRIIDRWQELENQQKPTALLPQNYLQALEALVESEKQKQALALQNQEMKPKADFVDHYVEVGTTKSLRETAKILNMPERKMIECLVLDKFLYRQSGNLLPYQKSQERGLFTVKTGTAEHGHNFTQTRVTSKGVEFIASRYASELMQ, encoded by the coding sequence ATGAATGGATTATTACAAATTAATGAACAAAACACAATAACAATGAGTAGTCGTGAGATTGCTGAATTATGTGAAAAAGAGCATAAAACTGTTGTGCGTGATATTCGAGTAATGCTTATTCAGCTTTATGGCGATGATTATGTTAGTAAAAATATTCCAGAACATTACAGAAACCGCCATTCTGAATATATTCGTGAAAATGCGGGCAAAATTTTAGAAGCGATTACAAAAGATGGAACCAATTGGAACCATCAGCAAAAAGGGTATTCTTGGGAGAGAGATAATCGAGGATATATAACAGTATTCCGATTAGATAAAGAACACTCTCTTACGCTAATTGCTGGCTACAACGTGAAATTGCGTAAACGAATTATCGATCGTTGGCAAGAATTAGAAAACCAACAAAAACCAACCGCACTTTTACCGCAAAACTATCTTCAAGCACTTGAGGCGTTAGTGGAAAGCGAGAAACAAAAACAGGCTTTAGCATTGCAAAATCAAGAGATGAAACCTAAGGCGGATTTTGTTGATCATTATGTTGAAGTAGGCACGACAAAATCATTACGGGAAACCGCGAAAATTCTCAATATGCCGGAACGTAAAATGATTGAGTGCTTAGTGTTAGATAAGTTTTTGTATCGTCAATCGGGTAATTTATTGCCTTATCAAAAATCGCAAGAACGTGGTTTGTTTACCGTTAAAACCGGCACAGCAGAACACGGTCACAATTTCACACAAACCCGCGTGACAAGTAAAGGCGTTGAGTTTATTGCGTCACGTTATGCTTCGGAGTTAATGCAATGA
- a CDS encoding Replication protein P, with protein sequence MNLPVNQTTAISQGVLPDAVRVLVDKIFDQLLATCPAMRAQFSDEAQLNLAKRTWVLAFAENGINTLEQVKVGMRKVRSKPDDFFPSVGKFIAWCKADQFQVWGLPNEEALYQRLVQFQAFGMGELHQFKFHSHAEFWLLTELYRETRMHTVFEVKKAIKEKLFTMVQRLERGEAIPEPKITLPKKASFTPPDVQQAINLRGVAMCKQILRGH encoded by the coding sequence ATGAATTTACCTGTTAACCAAACTACCGCGATATCTCAAGGGGTATTACCTGATGCGGTAAGAGTGCTTGTCGATAAAATTTTTGATCAACTGCTTGCTACTTGTCCGGCAATGCGCGCGCAGTTTTCGGATGAGGCGCAATTAAATCTTGCTAAGCGGACTTGGGTATTAGCTTTTGCCGAAAACGGAATTAATACCCTTGAGCAAGTGAAAGTAGGTATGCGTAAAGTGCGGTCAAAACCGGATGACTTTTTCCCGAGTGTGGGGAAATTTATTGCATGGTGCAAAGCAGATCAATTTCAAGTTTGGGGATTGCCGAATGAGGAGGCGTTATATCAGCGCTTGGTGCAGTTTCAAGCATTTGGCATGGGGGAATTACACCAGTTTAAATTTCATTCTCATGCAGAATTTTGGTTATTAACCGAACTTTATCGAGAAACGCGTATGCATACGGTTTTCGAGGTGAAAAAGGCGATTAAGGAGAAATTATTTACCATGGTGCAACGGTTAGAGCGCGGTGAAGCTATTCCGGAACCTAAAATCACGCTGCCGAAAAAAGCCAGTTTTACGCCACCAGATGTTCAACAAGCGATTAATTTACGTGGTGTAGCCATGTGTAAACAGATTTTAAGGGGGCATTGA
- a CDS encoding phage N-6-adenine-methyltransferase produces the protein MVVVFDPTMEDFVQRSVSLDFIKKVGGYVC, from the coding sequence ATGGTCGTGGTGTTCGATCCGACCATGGAGGATTTTGTACAGCGGTCGGTGAGTTTGGATTTTATTAAGAAGGTAGGTGGTTATGTTTGCTGA
- a CDS encoding Protein of uncharacterised function (DUF1367) — protein sequence MASQAKRKTVIHAVKYPNGAVVAETDYDRNLLKSLPIGSAVKIMPLSNNRNYQHHKKFFALLEAGFEYWQPEFSVLTQAEEWIAQAVAHEIAVAANDKNLYQNVTKPIADRVLEKVRSNRESKLDYEGMKTLEAYLDHVMKKAGFYDIKPSQDGGSMKERWSISFDNMSQEKFNDVYKGVFGVIWNETLSNIYESEWELDNKINQLIGFC from the coding sequence GTGGCAAGCCAAGCGAAACGTAAAACTGTTATCCACGCAGTGAAGTATCCAAATGGCGCGGTGGTGGCGGAAACGGATTACGACCGCAATTTGTTGAAAAGTTTACCTATTGGAAGTGCGGTTAAAATTATGCCACTTTCCAATAATCGAAACTATCAGCACCACAAGAAATTTTTTGCATTGTTGGAAGCTGGCTTTGAGTATTGGCAGCCAGAATTTAGCGTATTAACTCAAGCGGAAGAATGGATTGCTCAAGCTGTGGCGCATGAAATTGCTGTGGCTGCAAATGATAAAAATCTCTATCAGAACGTAACAAAGCCAATCGCAGATCGTGTTTTAGAAAAAGTGCGGTCAAATCGTGAATCTAAATTGGACTATGAAGGTATGAAAACGCTTGAAGCCTATTTAGATCATGTGATGAAAAAGGCTGGGTTTTACGATATTAAGCCAAGCCAAGACGGTGGATCGATGAAAGAACGCTGGTCAATTTCTTTCGACAATATGAGCCAAGAGAAATTCAACGATGTTTACAAAGGTGTGTTTGGCGTAATTTGGAATGAAACACTTTCTAATATCTATGAAAGCGAATGGGAATTAGACAACAAGATTAACCAATTAATAGGATTTTGCTGA
- the ybcO gene encoding 82 prophage-derived uncharacterized protein ybcO yields the protein MKIDLRKEAKGRECQVRLTGICNHNPETTVLAHYRMAGLNGAGQKPDDIFGAWCCSSCHDECDRRTRKLETEFVRHSHAEGVFRTQAILRGEGKL from the coding sequence ATGAAAATTGATCTTAGAAAAGAAGCAAAAGGTAGAGAGTGCCAAGTTAGACTTACTGGCATTTGTAACCATAATCCAGAAACTACCGTATTAGCCCACTATCGCATGGCTGGTTTAAATGGTGCAGGACAAAAGCCTGATGATATTTTCGGTGCATGGTGTTGTAGTAGCTGTCACGACGAATGCGACCGCAGAACGCGTAAATTAGAAACAGAGTTTGTGAGACATTCTCATGCTGAAGGGGTTTTCAGAACTCAGGCAATTTTACGCGGGGAGGGGAAATTGTGA